The following DNA comes from Neoarius graeffei isolate fNeoGra1 chromosome 25, fNeoGra1.pri, whole genome shotgun sequence.
TAAAATGACCTTTGGATTTCAGTCCTGAATGTTTTATGCTTTATTGTGAAACTGAACTCGGGGTCGGACTGCTGATCTGCAGGATCATATCTGACATTTCAATCTGAATTTGATTTGATAAACTGAAGATAAACtggaaaaaaggggggaaatcTAGAACCCTTAATGTTTTTTTCCAGGTTCTATGCAGAACCGTACAGAAGAGCGTCTCCCTCTCAGAAAGGTTTCCAAACTAGAATTATTTTAGGAAGCTTAGAACTCAACAAACCCTCCAAGAACCTTCTGAGTGTGTGAAAATTATAATTACGATTAAATATGAATTTTTTCTTTTAATTCAATGTTAAAGTTTAATCAATAAGTTCAACAGCAGCACACCGTCAGTAGCGTCAGTCGCGATGCGCTGATCTGGAGCGTTGATGAAAAGCGAACATGTTTAATGTGTTATAAATACAGACACGCTGATGTAAGGATGATGTAAAATGTTTTGTTGACTTTTTTTATTCTCAGTTTGTGATTTATTGCTTCTTGCTTTAGTTAATTTTGGTGTATAGACTTTGTGAagtgtggaatggcactttagaaCAGTTTTGAAATGCAAATAAAATTACAACTGTTAATTTAACACTCAGTTCTACTCCTGACGAAAGGTAAACCACTGATGGACGTTTTATAGACTTTTTTTTCTGTCAAAAAGATGTTTGCGGTGTTCATGAATTCCTCCGACTGTCCAGGACTTCAGTGGTTAATCCCAGCCTGCAGCTGAACCTCACCCGGCTCTGGGAGGGggttaatatttaacagttattccctgaaatcgagtcgtacatgagccgattgcGGCTATAATCcgcgtacgatgagattgagtggaataactgtctatccacattcactgggttttgagaaacagagcgtttgtatttttttgcgaattcgataaataaaaactttatacaaaacatccaacaaaatcatttccgcttagaatgtaaacaaaccggcgaaacgacaggagcaatttgtgaaatatgtgataattcttgaaaaatttaaaaaaaaaaagatatgttcttaccatcaaatacttttattccatattttgttgctttttttattttgggggggggggttgttttcgagtagagtttttatttcatcctcggttggttcagcaacatgctctgccattttgtttttctcttctcacagtatatgagctgatatccgagtagtagagtagccaatcagagcgcacattctatccagtgaatgtggagagaataattaaTATAATATTTGTGATGATCTGAGGTGTGTGGGTTCTgttttcagggttccctgtgtcaGGACTTTCTGGTCAGTACTTTCTGCTTACCGTGTGCAACCTGCCAGCTGAAGAGAGACATCGACAGGAGGAAGGAGCAGGGAATCTTCTGAAGCTCATGAGGTGAACTGCATCACACTTTATAGGACACAAATATACACACAGTGTAATGCATACAATATACCGAATATAGTTTAAACataaatgtacacacacacacactacagtgagTGGTTTGATTCAGCATTAAAGCAGCGTGTGTATTTTATTTCACTCCTGATTGAAGACTCACAACAAACCCTGTGGTTTTTCTTCTTTTCCCAGAATCCTTACACCACTGAAGCTCAATCAGACCTGCGATTTCCCTCATTTTGTGCTCTTTATTAACAGAATTGTGCTTAAAGTGTAAATGTGTGAAAGATACGAGGAACAAATACAATGATTTTATATCGACAATGTTTTTGTGCATTTATTAAAACTGTAATTGTTGATAAAACACTTTACACCATGGCAatgctgagttctggactctgattggtcggaagagaaggtattgattaattctctctagcagcagctctgacagtagtgcaggtttatattaaatgcACTCGCTCTGATAGGTTATGGttactatagtaacagctcattcacaggggtgtGTCCAGCAGACCCTccaccaggggcgtgtttagcctatttttgggggtgctcaagcacccccaaaaacgagttcagcaccccctagctcagcaccctcaaaaacactgcttttggacataattttcagaaataagtgcccttgcgcactgcgcaatgaatgtgtgcgcgggcgtgtgtgtgttcttgaattcacctgttacgtgatagttctatgagcagtaaaatacctcccccccccttgcgtcccctctgattgggttgcctgtccgcgcgagtgcttgctacgacatggtgttttttttaactggattccacgccgatgaggaactcgaagtagcacctgagtattactggcatagcgagatgtgaaggtacggactggagttacagttgttaaacacaacacaataatatgcataatgcaatattgatgttccctggtctatgaacagaatgataaaaacgacatttatcatccatatcgagatacttttgtgcagagtacAAGTGCtatggtgctagaccaccgtgtgttagtcaattttatttaatgtaacatagcgtttactaatgtaaactaatgtaaaatcataataatacacgcttattacacaataacacattaattaacaattaccactgttcaaaatgaatagctccaacattacaaatgcagtagtgggtcttgtttagttaaaaatataacgtaaatatctgtgtcagtggttgtaaatgtgtagatatcatagtttattgggtcagcttctgttaaaacattgcataagtctagtcttggctagtctagttaagtctagtctaaatgcggaataaacgtggaaacactgtcgttcaagccaggtgcctctgtcagctctgggggctaagcacccccaaagatcagatgctagaatcgcccctgcccTCCACTGATGATAAACAGATGAAATAAACGTACGTACTCAGTGATACGGTGATGTTTTCTGTAACGTTTCTGGAACTTTAAGTTCTCCgagatcttcaggacagaggattcTCAGTAATATAAAAAGAGCTATGCACTTTTTttcttaacttcaagagagaattTGTTCACTTGTAGGTGTGtccagttttgtttttatttatttttaaatcagaTGAGAAACAGTCAGCTATATCATTTCTAACTCTAACTAGTTAAATAATGCGTGTAGATCAGAGTGATTTACACGCTCCATGCTCAGATAAGATTAGCCaaacattacttttctctgtaaTCTCTCGACACGTTTATGATTCGTGAGGTCGTATAAACGGTCGTGGGTGGTGGTTCCTTTTCCTGAGCCAAACAGTGGTTCTGTATAATTCTGGGATTTGAACTTATAATGTTCTGATGGATTGTTTCAAGGTACAGAAATAATAACTTATCACAAAGGAACATATTTTTTTCTGTTCACATCAATAAATGAGCAGACAGACCAAAGCGAGGCGTGGAGATTTACACACAGGTTTATTCAGGCATCAGGTGACCTTCACATGCTGTGTCCATGTTCACATGGCATGAGCCTCGAACCACCACTCACAGTGAACACACCATCACAGACGTGCTGCGAATCCCACTGCTCGAACAGGAATAAACCAGACGACTCGCTCATGTTTCATAAAGCGTCCTTTAGGAGTGTCTCTGTAAAGCGTGACCTGGAGGAGGTGTGATGTTGGGGCGTGTCTCGGTTTATTGGGACATCTGGGCCTCCATGGCCTGCGCCGTCCACTCGGGTGCCGCCTGACTGATCTTCTCCAGCAGGTTGTTGACCTGGAAGCAGAGCGACTGGATCTGTTTGTCCCAGGTGGGCAGCGGCTCTCGAGCTGACGGGAGAGAACACACAGAGCTCTGTAACTCCTGAAGCCTCCGAGACACCAAGCAGCACAGGGGAGAGAAGATCAGACTTACTCTCAAAGTGGACAATGCCGTCGATCTGATCGATGAAGCCGTTCATACGACCCTCTGTGATCATCTGGGAGGCGATTTTCTCTGCCTGCGTACAAAAAGGAGTTTTAATCAGCCAAATTTATTTCTCATTATGACGTTTAAAATAAATCCACACGGGAATTTTTCTAAGGTTCTGTGTTTTTCTTTAAATCACAGAATTTCTACTGAAACacaaactttttggcctgaatagctCCTTTGGGTTACACGTCAACTTTCGGGTCATATGACCCCCCCCAGGTGACGCAACTCCACTGGCATCAGGACTCGCTACATAACTCTTCTTAAACAAAATTATTTGATTTATTTAAAAGAGCTGTGTTTTCTCTGTGGCCAAATTATCAGGAATTCATTTatctaattatatatatatatatatatatatatatatatatatatatatatatatatatatatatatatatacacacacgcacacttctGTGTAAGTCttagacacatgtaaagaaatgctatcgaccaaaaatggcttaaaaaaaaaaagtttcaacatttaaaaaaacaaaactctaaacagtaatcagtgagccataataaatgaaacaaagtcagtatttggtgtgagacgactctttgctttaaaaaaatgtttttaaaaaaatctccatctcaggtccagtgaggtcagttttatgtggaaatgatctgtaggttttcctgagcatcttccagaaccagccgcagttcttctgcacactttgactgtcacactcacttcttcattttacaccaaaacccagcagccttcattatgctttcttttttcatctgaaaagtgtctcttatggaatatgctgctcagatacaaacttttttttctgtaacatttaattttgtgctggaaaacaaatgaatgtttggactctaaaatgtttttgtaatgttttgactcgataatgtagaaatcataaaatagaaatctataacggcctgtatggaaaaaataaaaattggggggggattttgcacagtactgtgtatagaGCCGAGATGAGGTTTCTTCAGTCGTACCTTTGCAGGTGGGATCTCCAGAAGTGCACCCAGCTCCTCAAACGTGATGTTGTTGTACAGTTTGCTAGCAGAGAGAAGGTTGTGTTCAATAACCGCTCGATCCAGGATACTCGAACCTGAAGTGACGATACAAGTCAAAATAAACTCATCGCATCCCAAACTCTCCATAATCACCCTGGATCAACACTGACTTCCTGTTTCCAACCTGACCCAAATTCATTTCCTATAAGCGCACACCCCCAAGTGGTTTAAATCTCGTTTACTACAGAAACATTCCAACTAttctttacatttaaaaaaatgacaaTTTACAGTTAAATGTAAAAAGATCAAATCCTTACTGTAACGTTAATCTTACTGAGACCTGGTTTTGGGTACACGACTCTCTCCTGGTGCCATGCGACTGACTCTTTATTCAGTGTGTGTTCCAGTTTGCATGCAGCACTTTATTACGCAGTTCAGGTTTTTCTGAATCGTTTAACCCGTTTACTTCTCACTCCACTCACCATCTGCTGTGGTGGCTTTCTGATGGGGCATCAGCATGGCAGCGAACTCCTGCAGCTGGTTCCCCCGGATAATCCGATCCAGATACATCTTCTCGAGAATGCCGTAGGCCGCCAGCTGCTGACATCGCTCGTCCTTAAAGAGCGTCGCCAACATCCGAGACCGCTGCTGCCCTGAGGACCCACCGGAcccagagtcagccatcagagcACAAACCTGCAATACACTAAAAACTCGGCAGAAAACGTGCCGTCTCACCTGCCGAGGCCAGGATGGTGCAGTGCAGCGCGTGCTTTAGAGCCTCCAGGCGCTCGCTCTCGTGCACGATGGATTTATAAGAAAGTTCGTTGTAGCGCTGGGCCGCTTCGATAAACTTCCTCCTGTAGTCCAACACTCTGGCATAgcatacctttaaaaaaaaaaagaacgagaCAGTATTTATCATTACTCGGAGGATACAGAGCACGTCTCCACCACTCCACCTACTGTCCGCAACCTCAGACACCTGAGGTTCAGGATTAATGTTCTACAGATTAGACAGGAATTACATGAAGAAATCTTTATCTGGGTTCAGATTACTGACATCACCTCCAGCTCAAACCGACAAGGAgagcagattttttttaaaatagcacttatcAGAACTTTAACaacattacattttttttttgttcagttctGAGTTTAAACACAAAAAAGTCCTATTACACATGCATTTTACAAAATTAATatttttaacaattattcaccaaaggtgaagtgaatatcgctgAATAATAATCGAGACAAAGTCAagttgaagtcgaggttattattccccAATATTCTGAgcttgaggcagataattgttttagtaaaaACACACAGGAGattactgcaaaaaaaaaaagtttcaaactttaaaatcttcatgtaaatgtaataactttgcggcgcAGTCTTGTGTCACTtctctacaccgagtcacataaaatactttgttctgaaaaaaaaaaaaatcgataaaataaatcccaatcccacttccctttaaatagttttagaccaaacttcggagcatctttagtgtttttaggaacagcattttctttcatctgtaattcttcacttatggtgacgaagtgattggacgccattttgccgagtcactcgaggtgattatcgagaaatcgtCTAAATACAGAGGTAATTATTGAGAAATCGTGTGTGatgattggtcaagagattctgattatttcttgataatcacctcgagcgacttggtGTCCAATCGCTTTGCaggacaatgttttttttttaaataatcacccgtatttataataaaacagttatctgcctcagtgaataattgttatcatccaaatttctcgaccaatcagtgcatgCGATTTCctctaatcacctccgtatttttatttatttacatgtttTCAGTAACGAAACGGCGTTTGCACAAAacattagtattaaatgaaacctagcaccactattataatactggttaCACTGGAATAATCCTTGCTGTATACCTACTCTTGCAGCCCCCGCGTGTGTGATATATGAGAACACATGATAAATTAGACATCTGTCTCGTTTACTGAAACACAAAAACTCTGGCCAATTTAAATTGGTATTTTAAACCATATAACCAGATTTATAAAGCTATTAAAAGTTGAAGCGTGTGCAGTCTGTGCACCTTGTAGTGGATCTGCAGCTGCTCGTTTGTGGACTCGTTCTGCAGTAAGGAGGCGCGGTTGATGTAGGCCTCGGCCTGAACCGGATCGTCGTCCTCCAGGTAGAGCCGAGCGATCTTCAGGTACGTGTCTAACTTATAGTCGACGTTGTACTGtctgagaggagagaggagacagCAGGACACTGTTTTGGATCACATTACACGAGTCAAAAACAGGACATGTGGTTTATATCCATTTATAATAAGACTTACTTCTGTCCCGTCTCGAGTGGAATGCCCACTAAAACCTGTGCAGCGTTCCTCCAGTCCTCTTCCTTCTCATAGATCGTGGCTAAATGCTGTCTGATCGACGCCACCTGCAGGAGTGTGCATCATTTAGGACATCATGTTTTACTCCATACAGCACCACAGGTTTATATTACAGTGTGAtgcttatggaaggagtctccagtgtcagagggaaAGCTGTAACTCAGTTTTTCCTCCATCTTTAGGTTTGtcgtttctgtgatttttattttaattacttagagagagagagagagagagagagagagagagagagagagagaaaggctggtgaaggaatgactgtttatagccatTAGAGAGAAGAGGCGCTAACTTGTGTTCCTTTCAGAAATAAAACCTggctgtggtacaagag
Coding sequences within:
- the cops4 gene encoding COP9 signalosome complex subunit 4; the protein is MRRKMASGVRQELAQLMNSTGSHKDLVGKYRQILEKALQLADTEQLEALKAFVEAMVNENVSLVISRQLLTDFCTHLPNLPDGTAKSIYHFTLEKIQPRVISFEEQVASIRQHLATIYEKEEDWRNAAQVLVGIPLETGQKQYNVDYKLDTYLKIARLYLEDDDPVQAEAYINRASLLQNESTNEQLQIHYKVCYARVLDYRRKFIEAAQRYNELSYKSIVHESERLEALKHALHCTILASAGQQRSRMLATLFKDERCQQLAAYGILEKMYLDRIIRGNQLQEFAAMLMPHQKATTADGSSILDRAVIEHNLLSASKLYNNITFEELGALLEIPPAKAEKIASQMITEGRMNGFIDQIDGIVHFETREPLPTWDKQIQSLCFQVNNLLEKISQAAPEWTAQAMEAQMSQ